In Bacillus cereus ATCC 14579, a single window of DNA contains:
- the rpoN gene encoding RNA polymerase factor sigma-54 — MKASLLQEQSLRLAMTQELRQAITMLQYNVQELSEFLYEQSLENPLIELGGFEREKKKSSNNSKSTSKQVENQMEIYSVDSTTIQQHLLNQIQYYKIDEEERKVASFIIMNMDGNGYLQETNEELAELLSAPIHVVDRSVELVQSLEPAGVGARNIQECLTLQLKRLQRRNGLAEEVVEDHFAYFVKKDWRKLVQVLKCSNEELQSAVNCITSLQPKPGLAFSSDKPLYIVPDMAVKKDGDRLVLQMNERNMPRIEIHSEYSALLNNSESEVASYVSEKYQHVQWIMRSLKQRKQTLLQVMTIIMEKQRDFFWKGPEYLRPLALKEVAEELSVHESTISRATRNKYVQTPHGLFEMKSFFSNAVSTTEDEAVSTKRVKQFIQTLIGAEDKKKPLSDQKISKLLEEEHEIVISRRTVAKYREQMHIPASSLRKTIG, encoded by the coding sequence TTGAAGGCAAGTCTTTTACAAGAACAAAGCTTACGTTTGGCAATGACACAAGAGTTAAGGCAAGCGATTACAATGCTCCAGTATAATGTACAAGAATTATCGGAGTTTTTGTATGAGCAATCGTTAGAGAATCCCCTTATTGAGTTAGGTGGTTTTGAGAGGGAGAAGAAAAAGAGCTCTAACAACAGTAAAAGTACCAGCAAACAAGTCGAGAATCAGATGGAGATCTACAGTGTGGATTCTACAACGATTCAGCAACATTTATTAAATCAAATACAGTATTATAAAATAGATGAAGAAGAGCGAAAAGTAGCTTCCTTCATTATTATGAACATGGATGGAAATGGATATTTACAAGAAACGAATGAAGAGTTAGCAGAGCTCCTTTCTGCGCCCATTCATGTAGTCGACCGCTCTGTAGAGCTTGTCCAATCACTGGAACCAGCAGGGGTAGGGGCGCGTAATATTCAGGAATGTTTAACCTTGCAATTGAAGCGCTTACAAAGACGTAATGGATTAGCAGAAGAGGTTGTAGAAGATCATTTCGCTTATTTCGTGAAGAAAGATTGGCGAAAGCTCGTTCAAGTGTTGAAGTGTAGTAATGAGGAATTGCAGAGTGCGGTAAATTGTATAACGTCATTACAACCAAAACCAGGTCTTGCGTTTTCTTCAGATAAACCACTTTACATTGTACCTGATATGGCGGTGAAAAAAGATGGCGATCGCCTCGTCTTACAAATGAACGAGAGAAATATGCCGAGAATTGAAATTCATTCTGAATATAGTGCGCTTCTTAATAATAGTGAAAGTGAAGTAGCATCTTACGTATCAGAAAAGTATCAGCATGTGCAGTGGATTATGCGCAGTTTGAAGCAGAGAAAACAGACATTGCTGCAAGTAATGACTATTATTATGGAAAAACAACGTGATTTCTTCTGGAAAGGTCCAGAGTATTTAAGACCTCTCGCTTTAAAAGAGGTAGCTGAAGAGTTAAGTGTGCATGAATCGACAATTAGTCGTGCGACGCGAAATAAATATGTGCAAACACCACACGGTTTATTTGAGATGAAATCGTTCTTTAGCAATGCCGTTTCGACGACTGAAGATGAAGCAGTTTCTACAAAACGTGTAAAACAATTTATTCAAACGTTAATTGGGGCAGAGGATAAGAAAAAGCCACTTTCAGATCAAAAGATTTCAAAATTATTAGAAGAAGAGCATGAAATTGTTATTTCTCGAAGAACAGTGGCGAAGTATAGAGAACAAATGCATATCCCAGCTTCGTCATTACGAAAAACGATCGGATAG
- a CDS encoding DUF1657 domain-containing protein, with the protein MTVITKLKQTVSGLKSAQASLEGFALDTDNQQAKQLFQTAAQQTQTIIDSLNPRVEEVQQEEPQYSQQ; encoded by the coding sequence ATGACTGTAATTACGAAACTAAAGCAAACTGTTTCTGGATTAAAAAGTGCACAAGCTAGCTTAGAGGGATTCGCTCTTGATACGGATAACCAACAAGCGAAGCAACTTTTCCAAACAGCTGCGCAGCAAACACAAACGATTATCGATTCTTTAAACCCACGCGTTGAAGAAGTCCAACAAGAAGAACCACAATACTCACAGCAATAA
- a CDS encoding YhcN/YlaJ family sporulation lipoprotein produces the protein MRKLGLITALFALLFSSFTGCDNSPLDKKVKEEAKRTEKEKGPKLTKTSTESFNQSISQGAKKRALAMDEIIKSTAVNSNLDLYIAVTPEHHERFGLKPLRKKLQKQLSDEHPTFDVRVSTDKKIFMLLEKLERKIKEKEVSKDEINKQLKFIGKKMESNT, from the coding sequence ATGCGAAAACTCGGCCTCATAACCGCATTATTTGCACTTCTATTTAGCTCTTTTACCGGATGTGATAATAGTCCTTTAGATAAAAAAGTGAAAGAAGAAGCAAAACGAACGGAGAAAGAAAAAGGTCCAAAGTTAACAAAGACGAGTACGGAATCCTTTAATCAATCTATATCACAAGGAGCGAAAAAAAGAGCTCTCGCTATGGATGAAATTATAAAAAGCACAGCAGTGAATTCAAATTTAGATCTCTACATAGCAGTTACACCTGAGCATCACGAAAGGTTTGGATTAAAACCTCTTCGTAAAAAGCTTCAAAAGCAGCTAAGTGATGAGCATCCTACTTTCGATGTTCGTGTCAGTACAGATAAAAAAATCTTTATGTTACTCGAAAAACTCGAAAGAAAAATTAAGGAAAAAGAAGTATCTAAAGATGAAATTAATAAACAATTAAAATTCATTGGTAAAAAAATGGAGTCTAACACTTAA
- the spoVAC gene encoding stage V sporulation protein AC translates to MASKDKNLTPVQQEYKKFEQEREPKRPVLKNCIKAFFVGGFICFIGQLISTFYITYFDFTERSAGNPTVATLIFISMLLTGFGIYDRFGQFAGAGTAVPVTGFGNSVIAACIEHRTEGFVLGVGGNMFKLAGSVILFGVFSAFVIALIKTILVQWGGL, encoded by the coding sequence ATGGCTAGTAAAGATAAAAACTTAACCCCTGTACAACAGGAGTATAAAAAATTCGAACAAGAACGCGAACCGAAACGACCTGTCTTAAAAAATTGTATAAAAGCCTTTTTCGTCGGTGGTTTTATTTGCTTCATCGGACAACTCATTTCTACTTTTTATATCACATATTTTGATTTCACTGAACGCTCAGCAGGCAATCCAACAGTCGCAACTCTCATTTTCATCTCCATGTTACTAACTGGATTTGGTATATACGATCGTTTTGGACAGTTTGCCGGAGCAGGTACAGCTGTACCTGTTACTGGATTTGGTAACTCTGTTATTGCCGCATGTATTGAGCATCGAACGGAAGGATTTGTCCTTGGCGTTGGCGGCAATATGTTTAAACTAGCTGGTTCTGTTATTTTATTTGGTGTATTTTCCGCTTTCGTCATCGCACTTATTAAAACTATTCTCGTTCAATGGGGAGGGCTATAA
- the spoVAD gene encoding stage V sporulation protein AD: MLQGHRTWVFENKPVIISTGVVGGPFEAKGNIPEDFDILHEDLWLGQDSYEKAHKILFEEACSRATEKAELRKDDIQFVLAGDLINQITPTSFACRTLGTPYLGLFGACSTSMEGLALGASIVNAKGAKYLLTGASSHNTAVEKQFRYPTEYGGQKPPTAQWTVTGAGAAILSDTGHGPRVTSATIGRVIDMGLTDPFNMGGAMAPAAVDTIEAHLRERQIDASYYDLIVTGDLGHVGREIAYDLLHKHGTKVTSEQFQDCGIIIYREGQPVIAGASGPGCSATVVYGHLLNRMKRGEFKKILVVATGALLSPLTFQQEETIPCIAHAVSIEFGGATQ; encoded by the coding sequence ATGTTACAAGGACACCGAACGTGGGTATTTGAAAACAAACCAGTCATTATCTCAACAGGGGTTGTCGGTGGACCATTTGAAGCAAAGGGGAACATCCCAGAAGACTTCGATATCCTTCATGAAGATTTATGGCTTGGACAAGATTCCTATGAAAAAGCACATAAAATTTTATTCGAAGAAGCTTGTAGCCGCGCTACTGAAAAAGCAGAACTTCGTAAAGACGATATTCAATTCGTACTCGCAGGAGATTTAATTAATCAAATCACTCCAACAAGCTTTGCTTGCCGCACACTTGGCACTCCTTATCTCGGACTATTCGGGGCTTGCTCTACTTCTATGGAAGGTTTAGCACTTGGAGCAAGTATCGTAAATGCAAAAGGTGCAAAATATTTATTAACTGGAGCTTCAAGCCATAATACTGCTGTAGAAAAACAATTCCGCTACCCTACCGAATACGGCGGACAAAAGCCGCCTACTGCACAGTGGACAGTAACCGGAGCAGGAGCCGCTATTTTAAGCGATACTGGACACGGTCCAAGAGTAACCTCTGCAACAATCGGACGAGTGATTGATATGGGATTAACGGATCCGTTTAATATGGGAGGCGCAATGGCTCCAGCTGCAGTTGATACAATTGAAGCCCATTTACGTGAACGCCAAATTGATGCCTCTTACTACGATTTAATCGTAACAGGCGATCTCGGACATGTAGGACGCGAAATTGCTTATGACTTACTACATAAACACGGAACGAAAGTAACGAGCGAACAATTTCAAGATTGCGGAATTATCATTTACAGAGAAGGACAACCTGTCATAGCTGGTGCTAGCGGGCCTGGATGTTCCGCAACAGTCGTGTATGGTCATTTATTAAATCGAATGAAAAGAGGAGAGTTCAAAAAAATACTTGTCGTTGCGACAGGCGCTTTACTATCTCCACTTACATTCCAACAAGAAGAAACAATTCCATGTATCGCTCATGCCGTTTCGATTGAATTTGGAGGTGCAACGCAATGA
- the spoVAE gene encoding stage V sporulation protein AE, which translates to MIFFWAFVIGGLICVIGQLMFDVGKLTPAHTMATLVVAGAILDGFNLYEPLIDFAGAGATVPITSFGNALVHGAMEEAAKHGIVGVITGMFKVTSAGVSAAIIFGFIGALLFKPKG; encoded by the coding sequence ATGATTTTTTTCTGGGCTTTCGTCATTGGCGGACTCATATGTGTAATCGGCCAACTTATGTTTGATGTCGGCAAACTAACACCCGCTCATACAATGGCAACACTCGTTGTTGCTGGAGCTATATTAGATGGATTTAATTTGTATGAGCCATTAATTGATTTCGCTGGAGCCGGGGCAACTGTACCTATTACAAGCTTTGGTAATGCCCTCGTTCATGGCGCAATGGAAGAAGCTGCAAAACATGGCATCGTTGGCGTTATTACCGGCATGTTTAAAGTAACGAGCGCCGGTGTATCAGCAGCTATTATTTTCGGCTTCATTGGAGCATTATTATTCAAACCGAAAGGATAA
- a CDS encoding DUF1657 domain-containing protein — MTVIASVKTCLASVRGAQASLSSLSLNSQDEESKRVFHECMLEMDSVIADLKDRISVLEREEPQYKGF; from the coding sequence ATGACTGTTATCGCTAGCGTAAAAACTTGCCTTGCTAGTGTAAGGGGCGCTCAAGCAAGTTTAAGCTCCCTTTCATTAAATTCACAAGACGAAGAATCAAAACGCGTATTTCATGAATGTATGTTAGAAATGGACAGCGTCATCGCTGATTTAAAGGATAGAATTTCAGTATTAGAACGTGAAGAACCTCAATATAAAGGGTTTTAA
- a CDS encoding DUF421 domain-containing protein, whose translation MSHLPEWTLVILRSVFILIILFAITKWLGKRQISQLSFFEYIAGMTIGDIAAQVSTGLDSKFFHGVFAILIFAVVPFLTGILSLKNKTARDFFEGKSTVLIKDGKILEDNLKKEKYTSDELLELLRGKSAFSVAEVEFAVLEPSGELNVLLKKDSQPLTAKDIGLKVPNEKEPQTVIMDGNVLDEPLSASGHNRAWLHSELEKIGVVIENVFLGQVDSYGQLTIDIYNDKLQMPSPQNKPLLLASLKKCHADLELFSLETKSKSASEMYSKNAKQIEKILNKVTYLLKD comes from the coding sequence ATGTCTCACCTGCCGGAATGGACACTTGTCATTCTTCGCTCTGTATTCATATTAATTATTTTATTCGCTATTACGAAATGGTTAGGGAAAAGACAAATCTCTCAGCTTTCCTTTTTTGAATACATAGCCGGAATGACGATTGGTGACATCGCTGCCCAAGTATCTACAGGGCTCGATTCAAAATTTTTTCACGGTGTCTTTGCAATACTCATTTTCGCTGTGGTACCTTTTTTAACAGGAATCCTCTCTTTAAAGAACAAAACAGCTCGGGACTTCTTTGAAGGAAAATCTACCGTATTAATAAAAGACGGAAAGATACTCGAAGATAATTTAAAGAAAGAAAAATATACGAGTGACGAATTACTGGAACTTCTCCGTGGAAAAAGTGCGTTCAGCGTAGCTGAAGTCGAATTTGCTGTCTTAGAACCGAGCGGAGAATTAAATGTATTATTAAAGAAAGATTCTCAGCCACTTACAGCAAAAGACATCGGTTTAAAAGTACCAAACGAGAAAGAACCACAAACTGTTATTATGGATGGAAATGTACTAGATGAACCTCTTTCAGCAAGCGGACATAACCGCGCTTGGCTACATTCAGAATTAGAAAAAATCGGTGTTGTTATTGAAAATGTCTTCCTCGGTCAAGTGGATTCATACGGACAACTTACTATCGACATTTACAATGACAAACTCCAAATGCCTTCTCCTCAAAACAAACCTTTATTATTAGCATCTTTAAAAAAATGTCATGCTGATCTTGAACTATTTTCCCTAGAAACAAAGTCGAAGTCAGCAAGCGAAATGTATAGTAAAAACGCGAAACAAATCGAAAAGATTTTAAATAAAGTAACCTATCTTTTAAAAGACTAA
- the clpP gene encoding ATP-dependent Clp endopeptidase proteolytic subunit ClpP — MNLIPTVIEQTNRGERAYDIYSRLLKDRIIMLGSAIDDNVANSIVSQLLFLESQDPEKDIHIYINSPGGSITAGMAIYDTMQFIKPQVSTICIGMAASMGAFLLAAGEKGKRYALPNSEVMIHQPLGGAQGQATEIEIAAKRILFLREKLNQILADRTGQPLEVLQRDTDRDNFMTAEKALEYGLIDKIFTNR; from the coding sequence ATGAATTTAATTCCTACAGTAATTGAACAAACAAATCGTGGAGAACGCGCTTACGATATTTACTCTCGACTATTAAAAGACCGCATCATTATGCTTGGTAGTGCAATTGATGACAACGTAGCTAACTCAATCGTTTCCCAGCTTTTATTCTTGGAATCTCAAGATCCAGAAAAAGATATTCACATCTACATCAACAGCCCTGGTGGTTCTATCACAGCGGGTATGGCAATCTATGATACAATGCAGTTTATTAAACCACAAGTATCAACAATCTGTATCGGTATGGCTGCATCTATGGGTGCATTCTTACTTGCAGCAGGTGAAAAAGGAAAACGTTATGCACTTCCAAACAGTGAAGTAATGATTCACCAACCACTTGGTGGAGCACAAGGTCAAGCGACTGAAATCGAAATCGCTGCAAAACGTATCCTATTCTTACGTGAAAAACTAAACCAAATTCTTGCTGACCGCACTGGTCAACCACTTGAAGTACTACAACGCGACACAGACCGCGACAACTTCATGACAGCAGAAAAAGCTTTAGAATACGGTTTAATCGATAAGATCTTTACAAATCGTTAA
- a CDS encoding HPr family phosphocarrier protein, whose translation MVQKRVQVSLKNGLQARPAALFVQEANRFHADIFIEKDGKTVNAKSIMGIMSLAIGTGSMITITTEGSDAEEALEALAAYVQ comes from the coding sequence GTGGTTCAAAAACGAGTTCAGGTTTCATTAAAAAACGGTTTACAAGCACGTCCGGCTGCGTTGTTTGTACAAGAGGCAAATCGCTTTCATGCAGATATCTTCATCGAGAAAGATGGAAAGACAGTAAATGCAAAGAGCATAATGGGGATTATGAGCTTAGCAATTGGAACTGGAAGCATGATAACAATTACAACAGAAGGTTCAGATGCAGAAGAGGCTTTAGAAGCATTAGCTGCATATGTACAATAA
- the whiA gene encoding DNA-binding protein WhiA: protein MSFASETKKELTNLEMKECCEKAELSALLRMNGSLSFSNRRLSIDIQTENAAIARRIYTLLKKGYDVTVELLVRKKMRLKKNNVYIVRLVEKSREILADLHIVRDDFSFIRNISQELIEKKCCKRSYLRGAFLAGGSVNNPETSSYHLEIFSLYKEHNDAICELMNGFDLNSKTLERRKGYITYLKEAEKITEFLNIIGAHNALLRFEDIRIVRDMRNSVNRLVNCETANLNKTIGAALRQIENIRYIDETVGLDILPDKLQEIAQLRRDYQDVTLKELGEMVSGGKISKSGINHRLRKIDEIAEKLRAGETLVKK, encoded by the coding sequence GTGTCATTTGCATCAGAAACAAAGAAAGAGTTGACGAATCTTGAGATGAAGGAATGCTGTGAGAAAGCAGAATTATCAGCGTTACTTCGAATGAACGGGTCGCTTTCTTTTTCAAACCGTCGTCTATCTATCGATATTCAAACGGAAAATGCGGCAATTGCAAGAAGGATTTATACGCTTTTGAAAAAAGGATATGACGTGACGGTAGAATTGCTTGTCCGTAAAAAAATGCGCTTGAAGAAAAATAATGTATATATTGTGCGGCTTGTTGAGAAGTCTCGCGAAATATTAGCTGATCTTCATATCGTTCGAGATGACTTTTCATTTATTCGAAATATATCACAAGAATTGATTGAGAAGAAATGTTGTAAACGATCGTACTTACGTGGCGCATTTTTAGCAGGTGGTTCAGTAAATAACCCAGAAACATCATCTTATCATTTAGAAATCTTTTCGTTATATAAGGAACATAATGATGCTATATGTGAACTGATGAACGGATTTGATTTAAATAGTAAGACGTTGGAAAGAAGAAAAGGGTACATTACGTATTTGAAAGAAGCAGAAAAAATTACAGAGTTTTTAAATATTATAGGTGCTCATAATGCACTTTTAAGATTTGAAGATATTCGAATCGTACGTGATATGCGTAATTCTGTAAATCGTTTAGTGAACTGCGAAACAGCTAATTTAAATAAAACAATTGGTGCAGCACTAAGACAGATTGAAAATATTCGTTATATTGATGAGACAGTTGGTCTTGATATTTTGCCGGATAAATTACAAGAGATTGCACAATTACGAAGAGATTATCAAGATGTAACATTGAAAGAGTTAGGTGAGATGGTATCCGGGGGGAAGATTAGTAAGTCGGGTATTAATCATCGTTTGCGTAAAATCGATGAAATCGCAGAGAAATTACGCGCGGGGGAAACGTTAGTAAAAAAATAA